The Castor canadensis chromosome X, mCasCan1.hap1v2, whole genome shotgun sequence genome includes a region encoding these proteins:
- the Gpr82 gene encoding probable G-protein coupled receptor 82: MNNNLTCIQPSEISSMALPIIYIFLCIVGLFGNSFSQWVFLTKIGKKTSTHIYLVHLVTANLLVCSTMPFMGIYFLKGFQWKYKSPQCIVVNFLGTLSMHVSMFVSLLILSWIAISRYATLMKKDSMQETTSCYEKIFYGHLLKKFRQPNFARKLCIYIWAVVLGIIFPIILYYSVVEATGENLCYNQKMELGAAPSQIAGLIGTTFIGFSFLVVLTSYYSFVSHLRKVRTCTSITEKDLTYRSVKRHLLVIQILLIVCFLPYSIFKPIFYALHQTKNCQQLNYLIETKNILTCLASARSSTDPIIFLLLDKTFKKTLYNLLTKSNSPHIQPYG, translated from the coding sequence ATGAATAACAACTTGACATGCATTCAACCATCAGAGATCTCTTCCATGGCTTTACCAATcatttacattttcctttgtATTGTTGGTCTCTTTGGAAACTCATTCTCTCAGTGggtatttttaacaaaaataggTAAGAAAACATCAACGCACATCTACCTGGTACATCTTGTGACTGCAAATTTACTTGTGTGCAGCACCATGCCTTTCATGGGCATCTATTTCCTGAAAGGTTTCCAATGGAAGTATAAATCTCCACAGTGCATAGTGGTCAACTTTTTGGGAACTCTATCCATGCATGTAAGTATGTTTGTCAGCCTCTTAATTTTAAGCTGGATTGCCATAAGTCGCTATGCTACGTTAATGAAAAAGGATTCCATGCAAGAGACCACTTCCtgctatgagaaaatattttatggcCATTTATTGAAAAAGTTTCGACAGCCCAACTTTGCTAGAAAACTGTGCATTTATATATGGGCGGTTGTACTGGGCATAATTTTTCCCATTATCCTATACTACTCAGTCGTAGAGGCTACAGGAGAGAACCTGTGCTACAATCAGAAGATGGAACTCGGAGCTGCACCCTCTCAGATTGCAGGTCTCATTGGAACCACATTTATtggattttcatttttagtagtACTAACATCATACTACTCTTTTGTCAGCCATCTGAGAAAAGTAAGGACCTGTACGTCCATTACAGAGAAAGACTTGACTTACAGATCCGTGAAAAGACATCTTTTGGTAATCCAGATCCTACTAATAGTTTGCTTTCTTCCATACAGTATTTTTAAACCCATTTTTTATGCTCTGCACCAAACAAAGAACTGTCAGCAATTGAATTATTTAATAGAAACGAAAAACATCCTCACCTGTCTCGCTTCAGCTAGAAGTAGCACAGACCCCATTATATTTCTTCTATTAGACAAAACATTCAAGAAGACACTATATAATCTCCTTACTAAATCTAACTCACCACATATACAACCATATGGTTGA
- the Gpr34 gene encoding probable G-protein coupled receptor 34 — MTTTSVGSWPCSSHGMYSVTNHSDQAPQNFSGMPNGTSCSMDEKLLSTVLMTFYSIIFVVGLVGNTIALYVFLGIHRKRNSIQIYLLNVAIADLLLIFCLPFRIMHHLNQNKWILGVVLCKVVGTLFYMNMYISIILLGFISLDRYIKINRSIQQRRTITTKQSIYVCCIVWTVALTGFLTMIILTLKKDGHNTTMCFHYRDKHNAKGEAIFNIVLVVMFWLIFLLIILSYIKIGKNLLRISKKRSKFPNSGKYATTARNSFIVLIIFTICFVPYHAFRLIYISSQLNGSPCYWKEIVHKTNEIMLVLSSFNSCLDPVMYFLMSSNIRKIMCQLLFRRFQGEASRSESTSEFKPGYSLHDTSMTAKIQYSSKST, encoded by the coding sequence ATGACAACCACTTCAGTTGGCAGCTGGCCCTGCTCCTCCCATGGAATGTACTCTGTAACTAATCACAGTGACCAAGCCCCACAGAACTTCTCAGGAATGCCAAATGGTACTAGCTGTTCCATGGATGAGAAACTTCTATCTACTGTGTTGATGACATTCTACTCTATTATCTTTGTGGTGGGACTGGTCGGAAACACGATCGCCCTCTATGTGTTTCTGGGAATCCACCGCAAAAGAAATTCCATTCAAATTTACCTACTTAACGTGGCCATTGCAGACCTTCTACTCATCTTCTGCCTGCCCTTCCGAATCATGCACCACCTTAATCAAAACAAGTGGATCCTGGGTGTGGTTCTCTGCAAGGTCGTGGGAACGCTATTCTACATGAACATGTACATTAGCATTATTTTGCTTGGATTTATCAGTTTGGATCGCTACATAAAAATAAATCGGTCTATCCAACAACGGAGAACAATAACCACCAAGCAAAGTATTTATGTTTGCTGTATAGTATGGACAGTTGCTCTTACTGGATTTTTAACTATGATTATTTTAACACTTAAGAAAGACGGGCACAATACCACAATGTGTTTCCATTATAGAGATAAGCATAACGCAAAAGGAGAGGCAATTTTTAACATCGTTCTTGTGGTTATGTTCTGGCTAATTTTCCTACTAATAATCCTCTCATATATTAAGATTGGCAAAAATCTACTGAGGATTTCTAAAAAGAGGTCAAAGTTTCCTAATTCTGGTAAATATGCCACCACAGCCCGGAATTCCTTTATTGTACTGATCATTTTTACTATATGCTTTGTCCCCTATCATGCCTTTCGATTAATCTACATTTCTTCACAACTAAATGGATCACCTTGTTACTGGAAGGAAATCGTTCACAAAACCAATGAGATCATGCTGGTCCTTTCATCTTTCAATAGCTGCTTGGATCCGGTCATGTATTTCCTGATGTCCAGTAATATCCGCAAAATAATGTGCCAACTCCTCTTTAGACGATTTCAAGGTGAGGCGAGCAGAAGTGAAAGCACTTCAGAATTTAAGCCAGGCTATTCCCTGCATGATACCTCGATGACAGCTAAAATTCAGTACAGCTCCAAGAGCACCTGA